A single region of the Triticum dicoccoides isolate Atlit2015 ecotype Zavitan chromosome 2B, WEW_v2.0, whole genome shotgun sequence genome encodes:
- the LOC119363236 gene encoding disease resistance protein PIK6-NP-like: MADLVVGMAKSVVDGALTKAQAAIEEESKLRQSAQRNLVFITGEFQMMQAFLNNADSDRLENPVVRTWVRQIRDLAYDVEDCIEFVVHLDKNNSWWLRLLNPVSWLLAPCLDLAPLPLDEAVDELDRLKARVEDVSSRNTRYSLISDSGSKPAAADDDKHDPASSRDAVGGATAFNRLFEAAFRTTQKGDLTQLLPKKDHDLGVISIWGTGTGGGEDLGMASIAWNAYVDKGTCQNFVCRAWVKLMHPFDPHQFVRSLTAQFYAAPSSPGEEHATSVGGVRVLMKMEAAGGEPLKDFEQLVMNNRYLVVLEGVSSMADWDAMRRFFPNMKNGSCIILPTHQFEVASLSVGHPYQVLHLNQISAEHSVYAFFRKGSPYDVDQGREIHNAPASKNVSAGNCKEEAAKKWMNRHPLVGRESEMKDLALKIINARYKSYQVMSVWGIAGVGKSALVKNMFCDRICIGTLFQKYGWVDVSHPFNLWNFSRILLSSLGSEYLQAGETEDLCTMGSRNPIVECREILKKHRCLVVIDGLQSTEEWDLIKANLVSGSNRQNVIIAVTIEQEMASHCRGVKGELVFNVKGLEADTAFELFKKVSKKSEVAELQELTSLCGGLPKVIVEIASSFAKNTDRWKHTLSTKNKFMLELENNGEFDSLKGLFGWMNSYFRKCPDSLKPCILYLPIFPRNQLIRRRRLVRRWIAEGYSRDSHEESAEMTGEKQFCDLINLSIIQQASALGLGGTRMVFCQVNGFFREYIVSRQMEENLVFELRGSCALTTQHTGRHLVILESWVRDRIVYESIDFSRLRSLMVFGNWKSFFVSESMRLLRVLDLEGASELEYSDLKKIVKLMCRLKFLSLRGCHEICHLPSSIGGLRQLQTLDVRHTSIVTLPVNITKLEKLQYIRAGTTAPANEAPTPHHLVPQLSNCCGGHHLVGVVMPPGIGKLTALHTLGVVNVSASGTKAVLEDLKKLTHLHKLGVSGINKNNSNEFFRAISVLVHLESLSVRLEDNNQGCLNGIPLPLEGLRSLKMHGLGDQLPNWSGQLTMLAKMDLEIAKLMEDNVSPHSEGATPEGRRKPTRGVIKFLSELPGLCILRLRVDHLQDNQLDLSVITNDLEEDSFKKMKIFEIACNSSLEVSFGEKTMKKLEQLKVNCSSGSSLLGLKHLPELKEVLLKGSSDEALKADLIAVLENHPKQKKPVVKFEEL, from the exons ATGGCGGACCTTGTGGTGGGCATGGCCAAGTCGGTGGTGGATGGGGCGCTGACCAAGGCCCAGGCGGCGATCGAGGAGGAGTCGAAGCTGCGGCAGAGCGCGCAGCGCAACCTGGTGTTCATCACCGGCGAGTTCCAGATGATGCAGGCCTTCCTCAACAACGCCGACAGTGACCGCCTGGAGAATCCGGTGGTGCGGACCTGGGTGCGGCAGATCCGCGACCTGGCCTACGACGTGGAGGACTGCATCGAGTTCGTCGTCCACCTCGACAAGAACAACAGCTGGTGGCTCCGCCTTCTCAACCCCGTGAGCTGGCTCCTCGCGCCCTGCCTGGATCTCGCCCCGCTGCCGCTCGACGAGGCGGTCGACGAGCTGGACCGGCTCAAGGCCAGGGTGGAGGACGTGAGCAGCAGGAACACGCGCTACAGCCTCATCAGCGACTCCGGCTccaagcccgccgccgccgacgacgacaaGCACGACCCGGCTTCCTCCCGCGATGCCGTCGGTGGCGCGACGGCGTTCAACAGGCTCTTCGAGGCGGCGTTTAGAACCACCCAAAAAGGGGATCTCACCCAGCTGCTCCCCAAGAAAGACCATGACCTCGGAGTCATCTCCATCTGGGGCACCGGCACCGGAGGCGGGGAAGATCTCGGGATGGCATCCATCGCCTGGAACGCCTACGTTGATAAAGGGACCTGCCAAAACTTCGTATGTCGCGCATGGGTGAAGCTGATGCATCCCTTCGATCCCCACCAGTTCGTCCGGTCTTTGACGGCTCAGTTCTACGCAGCCCCCTCCTCTCCCGGCGAGGAACACGCGACCTCCGTAGGTGGCGTACGAGTCCTGATGAAGATGGAGGCCGCGGGAGGAGAACCTCTCAAGGATTTCGAGCAGCTTGTCATGAACAACAGGTACCTCGTTGTGCTGGAGGGCGTGTCCTCCATGGCAGACTGGGATGCTATGAGGAGGTTCTTTCCAAACATGAAGAATGGCAGCTGCATCATCTTGCCCACCCACCAGTTCGAGGTAGCAAGCTTGTCCGTTGGACATCCATACCAAGTGCTGCATCTCAACCAGATATCAGCAGAGCACTCTGTTTACGCCTTCTTTAGAAAG GGATCTCCATATGATGTGGATCAAGGCAGGGAAATCCATAATGCACCCGCCAGCAAGAATGTATCAGCCGGCAACTGTAAGGAGGAAGCAGCCAAGAAGTGGATGAACAGGCATCCTCTTGTTGGACGCGAGTCGGAAATGAAGGATCTTGCTCTAAAGATAATTAATGCACGGTACAAGAGCTACCAAGTTATGTCCGTGTGGGGAATAGCTGGCGTTGGAAAATCAGCTCTCGTCAAGAACATGTTCTGCGACAGAATTTGTATAGGCACCCTATTCCAGAAGTATGGTTGGGTGGATGTATCACATCCTTTCAATTTATGGAACTTCTCTCGAATCTTACTTTCCAGTCTTGGTTCTGAGTATCTTCAAGCCGGTGAGACTGAGGACTTGTGTACGATGGGAAGCAGAAATCCCATTGTCGAGTGTCGTGAGATTCTGAAAAAGCATAGATGCCTGGTTGTTATTGATGGACTGCAGTCCACAGAAGAATGGGATCTCATAAAAGCTAACTTGGTATCAGGGTCTAATCGTCAGAATGTTATCATCGCCGTTACAATTGAACAAGAAATGGCCTCTCATTGCCGTGGAGTTAAGGGAGAGCTCGTGTTTAATGTCAAAGGTTTGGAAGCTGACACAGCCTTTGAACTCTTCAAGAAG GTATCCAAGAAGAGTGAAGTCGCAGAGCTACAAGAACTTACGTCACTATGTGGTGGACTTCCGAAAGTTATAGTGGAGATAGCCAGCTCATTCGCCAAAAATACAGATCGATGGAAACATACACTTTCTACCAAAAATAAGTTTATGCTAGAGCTCGAGAACAACGGAGAGTTTGACAGTCTAAAGGGTCTGTTTGGTTGGATGAATTCATACTTCCGCAAATGCCCAGATTCTCTCAAGCCATGTATCCTGTATCTACCAATTTTCCCTCGAAACCAGCTCATTCGGCGGAGGCGACTAGTAAGGCGGTGGATTGCTGAGGGTTACTCCAGGGACAGCCATGAAGAATCTGCAGAGATGACTGGGGAGAAACAATTCTGTGACCTCATTAATCTGAGCATAATCCAGCAGGCATCTGCGTTGGGTTTGGGCGGCACAAGGATGGTCTTCTGCCAAGTCAATGGCTTCTTTCGTGAGTATATTGTCTCGCGCCAAATGGAAGAGAACCTTGTGTTTGAACTTAGGGGCAGTTGTGCCTTAACCACCCAACACACAGGGCGTCACCTTGTGATATTAGAGAGCTGGGTCAGAGATAGAATTGTGTACGAGAGCATTGACTTTTCACGCCTCCGGTCACTCATGGTGTTTGGAAACTGGAAATCATTCTTCGTTTCTGAAAGTATGAGGCTTCTTCGGGTGCTTGATCTAGAGGGTGCATCAGAATTAGAGTATAGCGACCTCAAGAAGATTGTGAAGTTGATGTGTCGCCTCAAGTTCCTCTCACTGCGAGGATGCCATGAAATCTGCCATCTGCCGAGTTCAATAGGAGGTCTGAGGCAGCTTCAGACTCTTGATGTTAGACACACCTCCATAGTCACCCTGCCGGTGAACATCACCAAGTTAGAGAAGCTGCAGTACATCCGTGCGGGAACCACTGCTCCAGCAAATGAAGCACCAACACCACATCATTTAGTGCCCCAGCTGTCCAATTGCTGTGGTGGTCATCACCTGGTTGGTGTTGTGATGCCTCCAGGGATTGGGAAACTGACTGCATTGCACACACTTGGTGTTGTCAATGTCAGTGCTTCAGGGACAAAGGCCGTCCTAGAAGATCTCAAGAAGCTCACCCATTTGCACAAACTCGGAGTGTCTGGCATTAACAAGAATAACAGCAATGAGTTTTTCCGGGCAATCTCAGTTCTTGTCCATCTGGAATCACTGTCGGTGCGGCTCGAGGACAACAATCAAGGTTGTTTGAATGGTATACCGCTGCCTTTGGAGGGCTTGAGGAGCCTTAAAATGCATGGGCTTGGAGACCAGTTGCCAAACTGGAGTGGGCAGCTCACTATGCTTGCAAAGATGGATTTGGAAATAGCCAAGTTGATGGAAGATAATGTCTCCCCGCACTCAGAAGGTgcgacgccagaaggaagaaggaaacCAACTAGGGGTGTCATCAAGTTCCTAAGCGAGCTACCAGGATTATGTATTCTACGTCTTCGTGTCGATCACCTTCAAGATAATCAGCTCGACTTGTCTGTCATTACTAATGACCTAGAGGAAGACTCTTTCAAGAAAATGAAGATCTTCGAGATTGCTTGCAACTCCAGCTTAGAAGTTAGTTTTGGAGAAAAAACAATGAAGAAACTTGAGCAGCTGAAGGTCAACTGCTCTAGTGGCTCATCGTTGTTAGGCCTGAAGCATTTACCTGAACTCAAGGAAGTCTTGCTCAAGGGTTCCA